From one Wenzhouxiangella sp. XN201 genomic stretch:
- a CDS encoding AAA family ATPase yields MTQRRARIVAVTNQKGGVGKTTTALNLAAGLAELERRVLLVDIDPQGNATTGSGVELEDGQNTLCEVLLGECSVTEATVHVEAMGFDLVPANGDLTAAEVALMDEDDRATVLRAALANAASRYHHIIIDCPPSLSVLTLNALTAADSVLIPMQCEYYALEGLTALLSTIEQIQDSVNPELEIEGLVRTMFDVRNNLSGAVSRQLSEHFGDKLYATVIPRNVRVAEAPSYGQSVIHYDRESRGAVAYLGLAGEYLRRMGEAARGAPSSTPQDLAAESGSA; encoded by the coding sequence ATGACTCAAAGACGGGCCCGCATCGTGGCCGTGACCAACCAGAAGGGCGGCGTGGGCAAGACCACCACGGCGCTCAACCTCGCCGCCGGGCTGGCCGAGCTCGAGCGCCGCGTCCTGCTGGTCGATATCGATCCGCAGGGCAATGCCACCACCGGCTCGGGGGTCGAACTCGAGGACGGGCAGAACACGCTCTGCGAGGTGCTGCTCGGTGAGTGCAGTGTCACGGAGGCGACCGTGCACGTCGAGGCCATGGGCTTTGACCTGGTGCCGGCCAACGGCGACCTGACCGCCGCCGAAGTCGCGCTGATGGACGAAGACGATCGCGCCACTGTATTGCGTGCCGCCCTGGCCAACGCGGCTTCGCGCTATCACCACATCATCATCGATTGCCCGCCGTCGCTGAGCGTACTTACGCTCAATGCCCTGACCGCGGCCGACTCGGTGCTGATTCCGATGCAGTGCGAGTACTACGCGCTCGAGGGCCTGACCGCCCTTTTGAGCACCATCGAGCAGATCCAGGACTCGGTCAATCCCGAGCTCGAAATCGAAGGCCTGGTTCGGACCATGTTCGACGTCCGCAACAATCTCTCCGGCGCGGTTTCGCGCCAGCTCTCGGAACATTTCGGCGACAAGCTCTACGCCACCGTGATTCCACGCAACGTGCGCGTGGCCGAAGCGCCGAGCTACGGCCAGTCGGTGATTCACTACGACCGTGAATCGCGCGGCGCCGTGGCCTATCTCGGCCTGGCCGGCGAATACCTGCGCCGCATGGGCGAGGCGGCGCGCGGGGCGCCGTCATCCACCCCGCAGGACCTGGCTGCCGAAAGCGGCAGCGCCTGA
- a CDS encoding glutamate--cysteine ligase, whose amino-acid sequence MKPDTILTDKRELAAWLESGCKPESDWRIGTEHEKFGFCLESFKPLPYAGERSIRAMLEGLAERFDWEPVLEDGLPIALKKDGCSVTLEPGGQLELSGELLDNLHQTCNEVNAHLAEVRAVAEPLGIGFLGMGFHPTATLDDIDWMPKKRYVIMRNYMPKVGRHGHDMMKRTCTVQVNLDYASEADMVAKFRASLALQPIATALFADSPFVEGRPSGYLSYRSQAWTDTDPDRTGMLPWVFESGMGFERYVDWMLDVPMYFVKRGDRMIDCAGQSFRDFLAGRLPALPGEQPTLADWEDHLTTAFPEVRLKRFLEMRGADGGPWRRLCALPAFWVGLLYDADNLAACLELTRDWSTEERQRLRDDVARIGLKAEIHGRSVLEIARELLDLARNGLARRQRLDGSGDHEGGFLNSLHKVVDRGTTPAEVKLDAFEHRWDGDLTRLFREYAY is encoded by the coding sequence TTGAAGCCCGACACCATTCTTACCGACAAGCGCGAGCTCGCCGCCTGGCTCGAATCCGGATGCAAGCCGGAATCGGACTGGCGCATTGGCACAGAGCACGAGAAATTCGGCTTCTGCCTCGAAAGCTTCAAGCCGCTGCCCTACGCCGGCGAGCGTTCGATTCGCGCCATGCTCGAAGGCCTGGCCGAGCGCTTCGACTGGGAACCGGTGCTCGAAGACGGCCTGCCGATTGCACTCAAAAAGGACGGCTGCTCGGTCACGCTCGAACCCGGCGGCCAGCTGGAACTGTCCGGCGAACTGCTCGATAACCTGCACCAGACCTGCAACGAGGTCAATGCCCACCTGGCCGAGGTGCGTGCCGTGGCCGAACCGCTCGGCATCGGCTTTCTTGGCATGGGGTTTCATCCGACCGCCACGCTCGACGACATCGACTGGATGCCCAAGAAGCGCTACGTGATCATGCGCAACTACATGCCGAAAGTGGGGCGCCACGGTCATGACATGATGAAACGGACCTGCACGGTGCAGGTCAATCTCGACTACGCCAGCGAAGCCGACATGGTCGCCAAGTTCCGCGCCTCACTGGCCCTGCAGCCAATCGCCACGGCCCTGTTCGCCGACTCGCCCTTTGTCGAGGGGCGCCCGAGCGGCTATCTCAGCTATCGCAGCCAGGCCTGGACCGATACCGATCCCGACCGTACCGGCATGCTGCCGTGGGTGTTCGAATCGGGCATGGGCTTCGAGCGCTATGTCGACTGGATGCTCGACGTACCGATGTACTTCGTCAAGCGCGGCGACCGGATGATCGACTGTGCCGGGCAGAGTTTTCGCGATTTTCTGGCCGGTCGCCTGCCGGCCCTGCCGGGCGAGCAGCCCACCCTGGCCGACTGGGAAGACCACCTCACCACGGCTTTCCCCGAGGTGCGGCTCAAGCGCTTTCTGGAGATGCGCGGCGCCGACGGCGGTCCGTGGCGGCGACTATGCGCCCTGCCGGCATTCTGGGTCGGCCTGCTCTACGACGCCGACAACCTCGCCGCCTGCCTGGAACTGACCCGCGACTGGAGCACCGAGGAGCGCCAGCGCCTGCGCGACGATGTTGCCCGCATCGGACTGAAGGCCGAAATCCACGGCCGCAGCGTGCTCGAAATTGCTCGCGAACTGCTCGACCTGGCCCGCAATGGCCTGGCGCGCCGCCAGCGCCTCGACGGCTCGGGCGATCACGAGGGCGGCTTTCTCAACTCGCTGCACAAGGTGGTCGACCGTGGCACCACGCCGGCCGAGGTCAAGCTCGATGCATTCGAGCACCGCTGGGACGGCGACCTGACCCGCCTGTTTCGCGAATACGCCTACTAG
- the oppB gene encoding oligopeptide ABC transporter permease OppB: protein MLKYSLRRLGSAVPTLFLLITFAFFLIRVAPGGPFDSERALPPEIEANLAAKYHLDEPLVFQYGRYLWQIVRGDLGPSFHYRDWTVNDLVIQGAPVSFTLGLAALVLALLFGVTIGAWAALRQNRPADYTVMSIAMIGISVPNFVMAPLLILLFAITLGWLPAGGWEFSLDRMVLPVVTLALPMIAYIARITRGSMIEVLHSSFIRTVRAKGMPENEVIFRHALKPALLPVISYLGPAAAAILTGSVVVERIFTIPGIGSYFVQGALNRDYTLVMGVVILYGVLIILFNFMVDLLYAWLDPRIRYDDGETES, encoded by the coding sequence GTGCTGAAGTATTCGCTCAGGCGCTTGGGGTCGGCGGTTCCGACGCTGTTTCTGCTAATCACTTTCGCGTTCTTCCTGATTCGCGTAGCTCCCGGTGGGCCGTTCGATTCGGAGCGGGCGCTGCCGCCGGAGATCGAGGCCAACCTGGCGGCCAAGTACCATCTCGACGAGCCGCTGGTGTTTCAATACGGGCGCTATCTCTGGCAGATCGTTCGCGGCGATCTCGGGCCTTCGTTCCATTACCGCGACTGGACCGTCAACGACCTGGTCATCCAGGGGGCGCCGGTTTCGTTCACGCTTGGCCTGGCGGCGCTGGTACTGGCATTGCTGTTCGGTGTGACCATTGGCGCCTGGGCGGCGCTCAGGCAGAACCGGCCGGCTGATTACACCGTGATGAGCATCGCCATGATCGGAATATCGGTGCCCAATTTCGTCATGGCGCCGCTGCTGATCCTGCTGTTTGCCATCACGCTCGGCTGGCTGCCGGCCGGCGGCTGGGAGTTCAGTCTCGATCGCATGGTACTGCCGGTCGTGACCCTGGCCCTGCCGATGATTGCCTACATCGCCCGCATCACGCGCGGATCGATGATCGAGGTGCTGCACTCGAGTTTCATCCGGACCGTGCGCGCCAAGGGCATGCCGGAAAATGAAGTGATCTTTCGCCATGCCCTCAAACCGGCCCTGCTGCCGGTCATCTCCTATCTCGGGCCGGCGGCGGCGGCCATCCTGACCGGTTCGGTCGTGGTCGAGCGCATCTTCACCATTCCCGGCATCGGCTCGTATTTCGTGCAGGGTGCGCTCAACCGCGACTACACCCTGGTCATGGGCGTGGTCATTCTCTACGGTGTGCTGATCATCCTGTTCAATTTCATGGTTGATCTGCTCTATGCCTGGCTCGACCCGCGCATTCGCTACGACGACGGTGAAACCGAATCATGA
- a CDS encoding ABC transporter permease subunit, with protein MNETTRDAFDQALDTRDVRGRSLYVDAWHRLLKNKAAVAALAILIVLIALVTFGPMLSNWDHEIPDWDNYSTPPSLEKGHLFGTDALGRDLFVRTLIGGRISLLVGLVATLVSLIIGVTWGAFAGYVGGRADNVMMRIVDAVYAMPFMFFVILLMVVFGRNIFLIFIAIGAINWLDMARIVRGQTLSLKNKDFVEAARACGATEWQIIRRHIVPNLLGVVIVYVTLTIPQVILVESFLSFLGLGVQEPLTSWGALVNEGAQELETAPWSLLYPATFLAVTLFAFNFLGDGLRDALDPKDRL; from the coding sequence ATGAATGAGACCACCCGCGATGCCTTCGATCAGGCGCTGGACACGCGCGACGTCCGCGGGCGCTCGCTCTACGTCGATGCCTGGCACCGCCTGCTCAAGAACAAGGCGGCGGTGGCGGCCCTGGCCATCCTGATCGTGCTTATCGCCCTGGTCACTTTCGGTCCGATGTTGTCGAACTGGGACCACGAGATCCCGGACTGGGACAATTACTCGACACCACCGTCGCTGGAGAAGGGCCACCTGTTCGGGACCGATGCGCTGGGACGCGATCTGTTCGTGCGCACCTTGATTGGCGGGCGGATTTCGCTGCTGGTCGGCCTGGTCGCCACGCTGGTGTCGTTGATCATCGGTGTCACCTGGGGAGCCTTCGCCGGCTATGTCGGTGGACGGGCCGACAACGTGATGATGCGCATCGTCGACGCGGTCTATGCCATGCCCTTCATGTTCTTCGTGATCCTGTTGATGGTGGTGTTCGGGCGCAACATCTTCTTGATCTTCATCGCCATCGGCGCAATCAACTGGCTCGACATGGCGCGCATCGTGCGCGGCCAGACCCTGAGCCTCAAGAACAAGGATTTTGTCGAGGCCGCGCGCGCCTGCGGCGCGACCGAATGGCAGATCATCCGGCGCCACATCGTGCCCAACCTGCTCGGCGTGGTCATCGTCTACGTCACCCTGACCATTCCCCAGGTGATCCTGGTCGAATCCTTCCTGAGCTTTCTCGGCCTGGGCGTGCAGGAGCCGCTGACCTCCTGGGGCGCACTGGTCAATGAAGGCGCCCAGGAACTCGAAACCGCCCCCTGGTCGCTGCTCTACCCGGCCACGTTCCTGGCGGTGACCCTGTTTGCCTTCAACTTCCTCGGCGACGGACTCAGGGATGCGCTGGATCCGAAGGATCGGCTATGA
- a CDS encoding peptide ABC transporter substrate-binding protein: MVPVFFVLMLAANAATAATLHRGVGPEPDSLDIHTAQTLSALNVLRDLHEGLITFDAGAELVPGVAESWTVSEDGKTWTFRLDPEARWSDGEPIVAADFVAGWRRALNPATASPTAALLDVVTNAQAVRSGEADAESLGVEAVDRHRLEVRLVRPLAWFDELLTHPVTYPWPGDRGERYSGAFVLAERVPGAHLELLPNPAWRAADTVALEGLIWHVIEQPNVELARYRAGQLHVTETIPPGRVDWLREQFGEELRISPYLGSFYLGFNLAREPFAESPGLRRALSLAIDRELITERVLGSGEIPAWGLVPPGMPGWSEGRQPPLPAAERLAEAERLYRAAGYGEHRPLKVELRFNTSLTHRRMAAAIAAMWKLHLGVQTRLVNEEWKVFVTNRRQGRLTEVFRGGWIADWRDAANFLQLFVSDHPGNYTFFDDQRYDELMGRATRLRGPERLEMLRAAESRLLEEQAIIPLYYYVSRHLVKPEVSGFKDNPMDVHLSRWMTLP; this comes from the coding sequence GTGGTTCCAGTCTTCTTTGTCTTGATGCTCGCCGCCAATGCGGCAACAGCCGCCACGCTGCACCGTGGCGTTGGGCCGGAGCCGGACTCGCTCGACATCCACACCGCGCAGACCCTGTCGGCACTCAACGTACTGCGCGATCTGCACGAAGGCCTGATCACCTTCGATGCAGGCGCCGAACTGGTGCCCGGCGTGGCCGAATCCTGGACCGTCAGTGAGGATGGGAAGACCTGGACCTTCCGGCTCGACCCCGAAGCGCGCTGGTCCGACGGTGAACCGATCGTTGCTGCGGATTTCGTGGCCGGCTGGCGCCGCGCGCTGAACCCGGCGACCGCCTCGCCGACGGCCGCTCTGCTCGACGTGGTCACCAATGCCCAAGCCGTTCGCAGTGGCGAGGCCGATGCCGAGTCGCTCGGCGTCGAGGCGGTCGACCGGCACCGGCTGGAGGTGCGTCTGGTCCGTCCCCTGGCCTGGTTCGACGAGCTGCTGACCCATCCCGTGACCTACCCCTGGCCGGGTGATCGCGGCGAGCGCTACAGCGGGGCGTTCGTTCTGGCCGAGCGGGTCCCGGGAGCACACCTTGAACTACTTCCGAACCCCGCCTGGCGAGCGGCCGACACGGTCGCGCTCGAGGGCCTGATCTGGCACGTCATCGAACAGCCCAACGTCGAGTTGGCGCGCTACCGGGCCGGCCAGCTGCACGTCACCGAGACGATTCCGCCCGGGCGGGTCGACTGGCTGCGCGAGCAGTTCGGCGAGGAACTCAGGATCTCGCCTTATCTGGGAAGTTTCTATCTGGGCTTCAACCTGGCGCGCGAGCCGTTTGCCGAATCACCCGGACTGCGGCGCGCACTAAGCCTGGCCATCGACCGGGAACTGATCACCGAGCGGGTTCTGGGTTCGGGTGAAATCCCGGCCTGGGGACTGGTGCCGCCGGGCATGCCCGGCTGGTCCGAAGGCCGCCAACCGCCGTTGCCGGCCGCCGAGCGCCTGGCCGAGGCCGAGCGTCTGTATCGCGCCGCCGGCTACGGTGAGCACCGGCCGCTGAAAGTGGAACTGCGTTTCAACACCTCGCTCACCCATCGGCGCATGGCGGCTGCCATCGCCGCGATGTGGAAACTGCACCTGGGCGTGCAGACCCGCCTGGTCAACGAGGAATGGAAGGTATTCGTCACCAACCGTCGCCAGGGTCGCCTGACCGAAGTGTTCCGCGGCGGCTGGATCGCCGACTGGCGCGACGCGGCCAACTTCCTGCAGTTGTTCGTCAGTGATCACCCGGGCAACTACACCTTCTTCGACGATCAGCGCTATGACGAGCTGATGGGCCGGGCGACCCGGCTGCGTGGGCCCGAAAGGCTGGAGATGCTGCGCGCGGCAGAAAGCCGGCTGCTCGAGGAACAGGCGATCATTCCCCTGTACTACTATGTCTCCAGGCATCTGGTGAAACCCGAAGTGAGCGGATTCAAGGACAACCCGATGGACGTGCACCTGTCGCGCTGGATGACGCTGCCGTGA
- a CDS encoding peptide ABC transporter substrate-binding protein, translating to MRRLLPALSLLLLAACSGGSGESEPLPAPELSQPVEVVFDESGQPLPEVLAEIQVVHRGNGDEPQTLDPHLAEGVPSANILRDLFEGLTTTAPDGRVVPGAARHWDISRDGLTYTFFLDPAARWSNGEPVTSEDFVWSWQRAVDPETGASYSRMLSPVRNAEAIFSGELPPDELGVTALSETTFQVQLSDPTPYFLGLLTHPTTYPVWRPSLEAHGDSHVRPGNLVSNGAFELAEWQVRSRIELTKNPHFRAVDDVIVERVVYYPFEDENTEFNRFRAGDLHWTYQLPSGQFEWLKREMPEALMVAPWFGTYFFSFNLTREPFEENLALRQALTLAIDREILTERVSRYGEIPTFNLIPPGLPDYESPQPEWADWTQQEREEEARRLYRKAGYGEDRPLEVELRYNTSENHRRIAVAMSAMWKQVLGVRTRLVNEEFRVFLQNRAQRRVTEVFRSGWIGDYMDAFTFLELFHSEHGRNDAGFDNARYDRLLERIASERIPASRRNLMAEAERMILAEQVILPVYHYVTKRLIDPRLKGWEENVMDYHLTRYMYLVRSREVGAEEASEESDRAE from the coding sequence GTGAGGCGGCTGTTGCCGGCGCTTTCGCTATTACTGCTGGCTGCGTGCAGCGGCGGATCCGGTGAATCCGAGCCGTTGCCGGCGCCGGAACTGTCGCAGCCGGTCGAGGTGGTCTTCGACGAATCGGGTCAACCGTTGCCCGAAGTGCTGGCAGAAATTCAGGTGGTACACCGCGGCAACGGCGATGAACCGCAGACGCTCGATCCGCACCTGGCCGAGGGCGTCCCTTCCGCCAATATTCTGCGCGATCTGTTCGAGGGCCTGACCACGACCGCACCGGACGGCCGCGTCGTGCCCGGAGCGGCCCGGCACTGGGACATCAGCCGCGACGGTCTGACCTACACCTTCTTTCTCGACCCGGCCGCTCGCTGGAGCAACGGCGAGCCGGTCACGTCCGAGGATTTCGTCTGGTCATGGCAGCGTGCGGTCGACCCGGAAACCGGCGCGTCCTACAGCCGCATGCTCTCGCCCGTGCGCAATGCCGAGGCGATTTTTTCCGGCGAACTGCCGCCCGATGAGCTGGGCGTGACGGCGCTCAGTGAAACGACCTTCCAGGTACAGCTATCGGATCCGACGCCTTATTTTCTCGGCCTGCTGACCCATCCCACGACCTACCCGGTCTGGCGGCCGTCGCTCGAGGCCCATGGCGACAGCCATGTCCGCCCCGGCAATCTCGTCTCCAACGGCGCCTTCGAGCTGGCCGAGTGGCAGGTACGCTCGCGTATCGAACTGACGAAGAATCCCCATTTCCGGGCCGTCGACGACGTCATCGTCGAGCGCGTGGTCTACTATCCCTTCGAGGACGAGAATACCGAGTTCAATCGTTTTCGGGCCGGCGACCTGCACTGGACCTACCAGTTGCCATCGGGGCAGTTCGAATGGCTGAAGCGCGAAATGCCCGAGGCGCTGATGGTCGCGCCCTGGTTCGGCACGTACTTCTTCTCGTTCAATCTGACGCGCGAACCTTTCGAGGAAAACCTGGCGCTCAGGCAAGCGCTGACCCTGGCCATCGACCGCGAGATTCTGACCGAACGGGTCAGCCGCTACGGCGAAATCCCGACCTTCAACCTGATTCCGCCGGGTTTGCCCGACTACGAATCGCCACAGCCCGAGTGGGCCGACTGGACCCAGCAGGAACGCGAGGAAGAGGCCCGCCGCCTCTACCGCAAGGCCGGCTACGGCGAGGATCGGCCGCTGGAGGTCGAACTGCGCTACAACACCTCGGAGAACCACCGCCGCATTGCCGTGGCGATGTCGGCCATGTGGAAGCAGGTGCTGGGCGTGCGAACGCGGCTGGTCAACGAGGAATTCCGGGTCTTTTTGCAGAACCGCGCTCAGCGGCGCGTCACCGAAGTCTTCCGCTCGGGCTGGATCGGCGACTACATGGACGCCTTTACCTTTCTCGAGCTGTTCCACTCCGAGCACGGCCGCAACGACGCCGGCTTTGACAACGCACGATACGATCGCCTGCTCGAGCGCATCGCGTCCGAGCGAATTCCGGCTAGCCGCCGCAACCTGATGGCCGAAGCCGAGCGCATGATCCTGGCCGAGCAGGTCATCCTTCCCGTCTACCACTACGTCACCAAGCGCCTGATCGACCCGCGCCTGAAAGGCTGGGAAGAAAATGTCATGGATTACCATTTGACGCGCTATATGTACCTGGTGAGGTCCCGAGAGGTCGGGGCGGAAGAGGCTTCTGAGGAGTCTGATCGTGCGGAGTAG
- a CDS encoding GxxExxY protein — translation MSAAVDEAVKIHRDLGPGLLESVYEAVLAKRLTDQGMQVKRQVSVPLVYEGIKFKEAFRADIVVNEKVILELKAVEKLTRAHKKQLLTYLKLSELRVGLLLNFSEELMKHGISRVVNQFDES, via the coding sequence GTGAGTGCTGCAGTCGATGAGGCTGTGAAGATTCATCGCGATCTGGGGCCTGGCCTTCTTGAGTCGGTATATGAAGCTGTATTGGCCAAGCGGCTTACAGATCAGGGAATGCAGGTAAAGAGGCAAGTCTCCGTCCCCCTCGTCTATGAAGGAATCAAATTCAAGGAGGCTTTCCGAGCGGATATCGTCGTCAATGAGAAGGTAATACTTGAATTGAAGGCGGTCGAGAAATTGACTCGAGCGCATAAGAAGCAGTTGCTCACCTATCTCAAGCTCTCGGAGTTGCGCGTGGGCTTGTTGCTGAACTTCTCCGAGGAACTCATGAAACACGGAATCAGCCGAGTGGTTAACCAGTTCGATGAATCTTGA
- a CDS encoding oligopeptide/dipeptide ABC transporter ATP-binding protein, protein MALLEVRDLTVSFDTPDGVVHAVNGISFDLEPGETLGLVGESGSGKTQTALALMGLLAENGRATGSVKFRGQELLGMSLSELTRVRGSKISMIFQDPVSSLNPYLTIGDQLVEVLTHHRNLKRKEARARAIEMLRLVQISDPEQRMRQYPHELSGGMCQRVMIAMGLLCQPDLLIADEPTTALDVTVQSQINSLMGELSTQSSTAILLITHDLGVVAGLCDRVLVMYAGKEMELAGINELFADPRHPYTEGLLESVPRLDRDQSGILHAIPGNPPNLLEVPEGCPFRDRCSYAWDKCRELPPFEEVVEGRFKRCHLDALPSKKEAG, encoded by the coding sequence ATGGCCTTGCTTGAAGTCCGCGACCTGACCGTCTCCTTCGACACCCCCGACGGCGTGGTGCACGCGGTCAACGGCATCAGTTTCGATCTCGAGCCCGGCGAGACCCTGGGCCTGGTGGGCGAATCCGGTTCGGGCAAGACGCAGACGGCGCTGGCCCTGATGGGCCTTTTGGCGGAAAACGGACGCGCCACCGGTTCGGTGAAGTTCCGCGGCCAGGAACTGCTGGGTATGTCCCTGTCCGAGTTGACGCGCGTGCGTGGCTCGAAGATCTCGATGATCTTCCAGGACCCGGTTTCCTCGCTCAATCCCTATCTGACCATCGGCGATCAGCTCGTCGAGGTGCTGACGCATCATCGCAATCTCAAACGCAAGGAAGCGCGTGCGCGCGCCATCGAGATGCTCAGGCTGGTGCAGATCAGCGATCCGGAGCAGCGCATGCGCCAATATCCGCACGAGCTTTCCGGCGGCATGTGCCAACGCGTGATGATTGCCATGGGGCTGCTGTGTCAACCCGACCTGCTGATCGCCGACGAACCGACCACGGCGCTGGACGTGACCGTGCAGTCACAGATCAATTCACTGATGGGCGAACTCTCGACCCAGTCGTCGACGGCGATTCTCCTGATCACGCATGACCTGGGCGTCGTTGCCGGCCTGTGCGATCGCGTGCTGGTGATGTATGCCGGCAAGGAAATGGAGCTGGCCGGCATCAATGAATTGTTCGCCGATCCGCGCCATCCTTATACCGAGGGTCTGCTCGAGTCGGTGCCGCGCCTCGACCGCGACCAGTCCGGCATCCTGCACGCCATTCCGGGCAACCCGCCCAACCTGCTCGAAGTGCCCGAGGGCTGTCCCTTCCGCGATCGTTGCTCCTACGCCTGGGACAAGTGCCGTGAATTGCCGCCTTTCGAGGAAGTCGTCGAAGGCCGCTTCAAGCGCTGCCACCTCGACGCCCTGCCGTCGAAAAAGGAGGCCGGCTGA
- the rsmG gene encoding 16S rRNA (guanine(527)-N(7))-methyltransferase RsmG, producing the protein MSDERIGQRLIAGLGELGLELDDGQVGQLLAYLELLARWNRAYNLTAVDELPAMVDRHLLDSLSILPWITGEVIVDAGTGAGLPGVPLAIACPDRHFVLVDSNGKKVRFLRQVRRELGLDNIEPVQARLEEFVPETVPDEIVARALAPLPRLLAQLGRFIDDGARLLAMKGRLTPEECAAVGDAYNVDRIELKVPGADGVRSLAIVERQ; encoded by the coding sequence GTGAGCGACGAGCGGATCGGCCAGCGCCTGATTGCCGGACTGGGTGAACTCGGACTCGAGCTAGACGATGGCCAGGTCGGGCAGCTGCTGGCCTACCTCGAACTGCTGGCGCGCTGGAATCGGGCCTATAATCTCACCGCCGTCGACGAACTGCCGGCGATGGTCGATCGTCACCTGCTCGATAGCCTGAGCATCCTGCCGTGGATCACCGGTGAAGTCATTGTCGACGCCGGCACCGGCGCCGGACTGCCCGGGGTGCCGCTGGCCATCGCCTGTCCCGATCGGCACTTCGTGCTGGTCGACAGCAACGGCAAGAAGGTCCGCTTCCTGCGCCAGGTGCGACGCGAGCTCGGACTGGACAATATCGAGCCGGTGCAGGCCCGTCTCGAGGAATTCGTGCCGGAAACGGTACCGGACGAGATCGTGGCACGTGCCCTGGCGCCCCTGCCGCGGCTGCTCGCGCAGCTCGGACGCTTCATCGACGATGGTGCGCGCCTGCTGGCGATGAAGGGCCGACTGACCCCGGAGGAGTGCGCCGCCGTCGGGGATGCGTACAATGTCGATCGAATCGAACTCAAGGTGCCCGGAGCGGACGGTGTCCGCAGCCTGGCCATCGTGGAACGCCAATGA
- a CDS encoding oligopeptide/dipeptide ABC transporter ATP-binding protein — MRNPVLQVRDLKVSFRVDTGSIFRHDYHQIRAVDGVSFDVYPAETLGIVGESGCGKSTLARALLGLQRSDSGEILWLGEDLARASEETFRRKRREIQLIFQDPQGSLDPRMTIGDIIAEPLKTFFPSMSRLQIRERVSGILKMVGLSSNQINRYPHEFSGGQCQRVGIARALVVNPRLVVCDEPVSALDVSIQAQIVNLLKDLQQKLQLSLIFIAHDLSIVRHVSDRVLVMYMGKVMELADRESIYHQPRHPYTRALIESVPIPDPVRERARARRALKGDMPSPLNPPKGCVFSTRCPFATERCVREVPELETLDDGHQVACHHHRELPEGNLPEPEASTES; from the coding sequence ATGCGCAATCCGGTACTGCAGGTGCGCGATCTGAAGGTCAGTTTCCGGGTCGACACCGGCTCGATCTTTCGCCACGACTACCATCAGATCCGTGCCGTCGATGGCGTGAGCTTCGATGTCTACCCGGCCGAAACCCTGGGCATCGTCGGCGAGTCGGGCTGCGGCAAGTCGACCCTGGCCCGTGCCCTGCTCGGCCTGCAGCGCTCCGACAGTGGCGAGATTCTGTGGCTGGGCGAGGATCTGGCCCGGGCCAGCGAGGAGACGTTTCGTCGCAAGCGCCGTGAAATCCAGTTGATCTTCCAGGACCCGCAGGGCTCGCTCGACCCGCGCATGACCATCGGCGACATCATCGCCGAACCGCTCAAGACCTTCTTCCCGTCGATGTCCCGGCTGCAGATTCGTGAGCGGGTCAGCGGCATCCTCAAGATGGTCGGTCTGAGCAGCAATCAGATCAACCGCTACCCGCACGAGTTCTCCGGCGGGCAGTGCCAGCGCGTCGGCATTGCCCGGGCGCTGGTGGTCAATCCGCGCCTGGTCGTCTGCGACGAGCCGGTCAGCGCGCTGGACGTGTCCATCCAGGCGCAGATCGTCAATCTCCTCAAGGATCTGCAGCAGAAGCTGCAACTGTCCCTGATCTTCATTGCCCACGACCTGTCGATCGTGCGCCATGTTTCCGACCGCGTTCTGGTGATGTACATGGGCAAGGTGATGGAGCTGGCCGATCGCGAGAGCATCTATCACCAGCCGCGCCACCCCTATACCCGGGCGCTGATCGAGTCGGTACCGATTCCCGATCCGGTGCGCGAACGGGCCCGTGCCCGGCGCGCGCTCAAGGGCGACATGCCCTCGCCGCTCAATCCACCCAAGGGCTGTGTGTTCAGCACGCGCTGCCCGTTTGCCACCGAGCGCTGCGTGCGCGAAGTACCCGAGCTGGAAACGCTCGACGACGGTCACCAGGTCGCCTGCCATCACCATCGTGAACTGCCCGAGGGCAACCTGCCCGAGCCGGAGGCCTCGACCGAGTCGTGA